ttgcccagtcattgtatcatatgaagtagagcttgccagttgggggcgacggtctgctaataaaagttaagactatatttgcaaggatcatttctagagtgaaacatgttttgaagggattggtctcggtatccaccaggaggagtgggagtgttttcttctcagcaccgagctgacaatgagtgttgtttttgggcacctgctcgctgctagtgATGACACTTCAATCTTCAAtcgggggttgttgaaggaaggggacacattttgagtgtgtatctcatactggtagaaacgcagaaaatcagaaaccatcaagcctacaattgttcagttgtttaaataaataagcaaatttcaaattgatcaatgctaatgttaaaacaatttaagatcactttaaataggccttgactgatataaaaatatagtaatgtgatttgcactacgcaggactagatgagcttaaataaagacattacatttgaaaataacCTGTGCTTATCCCCACTTACAAGGAGGAGTGGCAtctgtttctttattaatgaaCCAAAGATAAAGACGTTACAAATGAGAGaagagtgccatctagtggagaaagAAAAAGCACAATGGCAATAGACACGTTCTGCAGTATAGCCTATGGGAGTTCTGTTACAGGCGAATCTCTCCATCTCCATATTGATCCAGGTCCATTTCGTTGTTCGAGGTGATCTTGGTGCAAACAGAACGAAGATCACGTGTCGTGTCATTGAGATCTCTCTATCTCACTTAAACAGACGGCTGCGTTTCTCAAGATGCTCCAGCAAGCGCTGCTGCTTGCAAATGGagagcatgtaaacaaactggacaactaAACTTaaaagtaacaattgtaagtcgccctggataagggcgtctgctaagaaataaataataataaataataataataataataataataataataataataataataataactaacattatcaatcagttatttttttattttttttaaatcaaggtttATGAATACACTGAGAGTTGGGCAGTGTATTTCACTgggttaataaaaaacaaacataatatatGAATGTAAACAATGAAATTTAAACCTGCCTCGGTTCTACTCTCGATTTAGAACAATGCACAACCAAACCTTTGAATTGCAAAAGTACAAcagaatgcatgccagtggaggcagcgatatacatgaaataaatgagATACCAACAAAAACATATTGTTCAATAATTAAGAACGCTTATTAtaactcaaatgtaatgtttcttgtaataTTCGCAGTTTTGTCGCCATATTCAATTTTTCCCGCCGAAATTAAACAGATTCGAATCgatttttacaagaaaaataaaattcataaaacccgataaacatttaaatttatgaaactaaaactaaatgtaTTCCCAAATAAATACGCAAGTCTCCTTACCgtaaacatttccattttaaaatgtgcagagaactgaaatgagaattgtactctttttgcggtatttgggtggctctcagaagagcctttgtgttgtaaagacggagcagggacggtctcggtttacttggagctggtgtacttggtgacggccttggtgccctcagacacggcgtgcttggccagctctccgggcagcaggaggcgcacggctgtctggatctcccgggaagtgatggtggagcgcttgttgtagtgagccaggcgggacgactcgccggcgatgcgctcgaaaatgtcgttgacgaacgagttcatgatgcccatcgccttggaagagatgccggtgtcggggtggacctgcttcagcactttgtacacgtagatcgcgtagctctccttcctggtctttctgcgcttcttccctcccttaggctgggtcttggcaacagccttcttggagcCTTTCTTCGGCGCGGGTGCAGCTTTCGGTTCTGGCATTTTCCTTCTCTGATGCTTTTTGAAAGATGAATGAGTAACCAGCCCCAGAGCCACAGTATTTATAGAGTCTGTATGCAAATTATTACTAAACAACCCTTTAGAGTGAGAATGTTGACCTGATAACCTAGCAACGCTCCCGGGTGACGGGGTACTTCGATGTGATTGGTTGTTCACTGGATACGCAACAGAGAGGGTGGTGACTTTGCCGCGagctgagatcttttttttttttctctctcgagTTCAGGTTTGAATTCGGCGCCTTTTTTCTTGATCGGTTAGTTTaggtcttttgtttttcatttattaaatacatgaagaaCTCAGTATACAGCAATACTGAAATCCACACCCGATGcgtcttaaatatagaaatataaataatCAAACCCACGCCACTTTTTGTGCTCATTAAACACGTTAAATGTAGAAACACacgatcaatgctgatgctctttGATTTCTTCCTCATCCCAGAGTCTCGATTGTTTCACAGCAGCTTGAATGGCGAAACTTCAACTCAAATACAGAAAAGACGACATCGTGGAGCTCAAAGCTGAATCAGGATctgctgcttttaatttattatactgattacaaaatgtactgaaaataaaattagataagacttttttttttttttaagtgttttatttcttatctgaCTTTAATTCTGCACGGAATCGGATAAAACCGAGCTCGTATTTTCTCATTATTACTGaaaatgttcactttttaaaatacaattccattcaattaattgcttttattgatttattaactaaaatgcttattttaattttatttttttctggatttgTGTAGAGTTAAAAATCCAACACTTAAGTTTAAGCCTAAAATACTCTCGTTACACAGCGTGAAATAGGTCTAAAtagccattttaaaacaacaaagaaaacactggggagataacagtataaaacattttgaaaaaagtgaTTTTATTCTTTTGAAGATTTTATTGGTGTACTAAAATTGAGCTTGTTTCAGAATTGAAAACTCTTTAAATGAAAAGGTgggcggctcttaaaagagcctttgtgttcgtgTCCTTGTGTCCAAATCTTTAACCcccgaatccgtacagagtgcgaccctggcgcttcagagcgtacaccacatccatagcggtgacggtctttctcttggcgtgctcagtgtaggtgacggcatcccggatcacattctccaggaacaccttcagcaccccgcgggtctcttcatagatcagcccggaAATTCGTttcactcctccgcggcgagccaggcggcggatagcgggcttggtgatgccctggatgttatcacggagcactttgcgatgcCGCTTGGCGCCTCCTTTCCCGAGTCCTTTACCACCTTTGCCTCTTCCAGACATGCTGTAGATCCGTATTATGAAAATAACACAATACTTGAAACGAGGGCTGAGGCTCTAATACATAcacgcagaccggacctgattgaaaaagaaGCCAGCAAAGAAGAGCGCGGAAACATTAGACCCGCCCACCACTGAGCCGTGTCTGTGAGCGCGTGTTAACCACCAAACTGCTGACTCGCATTCCCTGCATAGTGTTGCTGATTAACAACGCGAATGTGAATGAATTTATGGAAAAGTCCTTTAACCTGATTCCAAATaagtttttacacattgttttccaACATAATGGTTATGTATTTCTGCAGGCAAACACACAGTggaaaaataaccttttttcctCACCAGGAGGCAGAGGTGGCATTGCCTATGAAATACACtactaatgaaatatttaaactacTCAGAGCATGCTGTGCTGATGTCAGGGTACTTACATTGTTGCAACAAGTGTGGGTCAGGGGTGAAGAGAAATACAATTCAACAAAGTAATTCTCCCAATCGATTACAAGGGGATGATCCGGCAGAACGTGATGCAGTGTATTAACCGCACCGCACATAAAGGtgattaaatgtccagttttacaAACTTCACGCTTCAAACTTAAGTTGTGTTTGCCTAGCTTTCTCGTTTGTGAAACCAATCATACAGttactttaaataatacaattgtcATCTTATATTCAAAAAAATCTAGCGAAGTACAGAGCgagcagtttggtttcgctggaggatagtgcagttttggtcacctcaattaaaaatgcagtaaagGTCCTGGTTAAAGAATACGTTATATTGTAAACACAACCCTTCTGTTTTGATACCCCCGGTTGTTTGTGTACATTTGTTCCAATTTCACtgtcaaattgtatattttgtgcagcgtgaaaacacaagacaggacgTTTTCATAATGAATCTGTTGCCTGCGGGTCAGTTGAGTCTACACGGTTCTCATCGTGTGGATAAGTTCCGCTCTCCGCCTTTCTGCTCGCATTCTGTGACTCGCAGAACAGTTCAGCATTACGTGTGAGTTTTCTCCGTGTTGAAATATTAGAAATGGCAGAAACTGCTCCAGCACCAGCCGCTCCTGCTCCGGCTAAAGCTCCCAAGAAGAAAAGCGCAGCAAAGCCCAAGAAATCGGGTCCCAGCGTGTCGGAGCTCATCGTCAAGGCTGTGTCTGCCTCCAAGGAGCGCAGCGGGCTGTCTGTGGCGGCGCTCAAGAAGATCCTGCAGGCCGGCGGCTATGATGTGGAGAAGAACAACTCCCTCATCAATAGAGCCCTCAAGAGCCTGGTGACCAAGGAGACCCTGCTACAGACCAAGGGCACCGGCGCCTCGGGCTCCTTCAAGCTCAACAAAAAAGCAGCTGAAGCCAAGGAGAAGGCTGCCAAGAAGAAGGCAGCTCCAAAGAAACCAGCGGCAAAGAAAGCGGTTGTCAAGAAAACAACGAAAAATGTTTCGGCAAAGAAAGCAGCGACACCCAAGAAGACTCCTACAAAAGCGAAGAAACCGAAAGCTGTAAAGAAAGCGCccaagagcccgaagaaagcggctgccaagcctaaaaaggtcgtgaagaagagcccgaagaaagcgaaGGCAGCGCCTAAACCTAAAAAGGTGACCAAGGCAGCTAAACCCGCAGCGAAGAAGGCGGCTCCTAAAAAGAAGTGATCAGTTAAAGCGACCATGCGACAGtgaacccaaaggctcttttcagagccaaaaCATCTTTCTAAAAGAGCAGATTGTCCTTGTAAACACAGGGCGATGTGTGGAATGTGCTGCCGTGGAACGTGTTCCGCTTTCTCGGTGGAACAGCCCGGTCTCCTCGGCGAGCAGTCCAAGACGGTGAAACATGGCGCCGCCCCGcaggtacagctgtggacaaaggtGTTGCATTATCTCGAATTCTATGATTGAAacacctttaaaataattaataacctcatttagatcttttatttgacatgtaatcaaataaactacgaaATGATGTCGTAAAAGTCTATCAAAAGCCATAATGCAGTTGTaaagtatttcgtgttagatttggaaacgtcacattgttcaatacttttatttttattattatttcttaaccagggcgacttacaattaaaaTCTATCACAttgtacacattatacattagatCAATGACAGCTGTATCTGCAATACTGGGAAACTGCAATAAACAGactcgatttacgatggtctgtactgtacagcgagattgtttttatgtatttgactCAATTTTATTAATGTTGCTATTTTACATATGATATAAATACTGGTTTGAACTTGTCGACTGAAAAAACATCACCAAGCACAAACCCCATCATCCCCACATCGCTGTCAGCCAAGATGCTagaacagaaacagaacaaaCTGATTCTGAGAAAAGACTCGaagctgttcctgttacacaccgAACAAGCTGAGCGAGTCCGAGCCGGTTCACCTCCCGAAATTCCGCCGATAATAAACgaggcattttttttatatctgatatcagatttttattttggcctaaaatGTAGCCTCTCTTTCCATCTTTAGATTTGatggtttaaaagaaacacaacgtTGGGAAGGAAAAGCGAAAAGCGCTCATAATATAATGTGAACATGTTCCAATTGCGAAACTTACACATATAACACTTACCGTGTAAACtacagctgtttatttaaaattggaatataacactttcagagaagtgggtggctcttagaagagcctttgaGTTTCGCTGTATTTTAAGGGTTTTGCAGTTTAAGCGCGTTCTCCTCGGATtcggcgggccagctggatgtctttgggcatgatggtgactctcttggcgtgaatggcacacaggttggtgtcctcaaagagcccgaccaggtaagcctcgctagcctcctgcagcgccatcacagcggagctctggaagcgcaggtcggtcttgaaatcctgagcgatttctcGGACGAGCCGCTGGAAGGGCAGTTTGCGGATCAACAActcggtggatttctgatagcggcggatTTCCCTCAGAGCCACAGTGCCAGGTCTGTAACGGTGAGGTTTCTTCACGCCGCCGGTAGCGGGGGCGCTCTTTCGAGCAGCCTTGGTAGCAAGCTGTTTCCTGGGcgcctttccaccggtggacttacGCGCAGTCTGCTTAGTTCTTGCCATTTTCAAACTCTActacacagtattaaaaaaaactgtaaatggcaCAAGCAGCCGATACCAGAGATTATATAGGAACTGAGCTACTCTGATAGGCTATGAGATCTGAAGGGCGGGGCTCTGTTCCTCATTGGCTATATTCCAGATTCTCAATGATTGATTGGAACATTTGAATTCTGCGCGCGCGCATTCTGTTAAGCAGTTATTGTTTCGGAGCTGTTGgcgccttttttaaataaatacagtatagtcagTCATTCATTCAGGACAACATTGCTTATCCCCAGTATAAGAAATGCATTCCATTCAGATTAAGCAGTCTGGGTTCAAAATTGTAACGGAGAAACGCTCAACAATAGGCAAGCAATACTTATTTATGACGAGAGAAAATACATAAACCAAGCATGTACCCTTAACACTAAAGAAAATAGACCAATTCAAAAACTATAATcagactgaaaacaaacaaacaaaaaacaaaacacggaaAATACATATCCCCGCAATAAAACAGAAACGCGGGAGGGGGTGGATTTCCAACTGGAAGCATGTTTCAAGGTAGCTCGATCGAAAACAAAGTAAAGCAGTCAATTGATATTGTATCAGATTGTCTGTTTGTAAAGAACGTGGCATTAATGTGGGAGCGTGATCTACACGCGCTGAGGCGAGGCGTGTGTTTGATATCACTCCAAACAGACATGGCAGCGCTGCACTGccgcacacaaatacaaactaactATTTATTGCTTCAATTCTCACCAGTCGGTATTTttcagacaataaaaataaaccgaTTCGATGCGCTTTTATAGAaaagtgggtggctcttaaaagagcctttgggggTTTATAAGATGTAAAAGCGGCGTCCGAGTGATTTATTTCTTGGctggcttctcggttttcttgggcagcagcacggcctggatgttgggcagcactccgccctgagcgatggtgacgcctcccatcagcttgttgagctcctcgtcgttgcggacagcgagctgcaggtgacgcgggatgattctggttttcttgttgtcccgggcggcgttcccggccagctccaggatttcagcagtcaggtactcgagcacagcggccagatagaccggggctccagcgcccacacgctgggcatagtttcccttccgcagTAGCCTGTGGACACGGccgactgggaactgcagtcctgccctggaggaGCGAGTCTTTGCTTTAGCACGGGCTTTACCGCCAGTCTTTCCTCTTCCAGACATCTTCACTGTAGTTCAGAATATCACAACAATAAATGCGCGGCCGCTCTCCTGCTATTATACACACCGGCTCATTCGTGATTGGACAGAACGGTGCAATACTAGTTAGAATGTTAAAAGACGTCATAGTGGATGAGGGCGTGCAGAATCTTACTGCATGCCTCTGATTGGTTGTATCATTCCCTGCCCGCTGTTTCTGGTTTGGCGCTGTTCTGCTGCGGTTTGTCTTGTTTCCTCTTGGCGcgcatttttaaattggaagaCAGCTGTAACAAAATGTAACCGTTTAGAAGTGTTTAAAACCACACTGCCCTACAGTCGTGTTCGAGTTGTTATAATTCCTaggttttagtttacagtttagagTTCTGGGCACTTCAGTTAACTAGAAAGTCGATattgttgactgtccagtttgtttacattgtgtaaagGTAGTTATATCTGCAATGATACCAATTTAAATTATATGttccaataatttatttacattataaaacagtttgattaaaacattCCCCCCCAAAGTACAAATAACCGAAATATCGCTGAAGATTTTTAGACCACCGTGCCTGTTTTAACTCGAGTATCCTCGGGATGAGGTTCAGTAACACAGGCTCAGATTTTTGCCCACATGAAAACATTCATAGACATCCTATCTATGGTTTCATTGAGAATATACAATGGCACGGAATACAAACTGGATATTTACACGTTGTCTGCAGGATTGGAAACTGCGCGGTGAGACCCCAATGGATTCCCAGTCCATCGTCTTACCCACTCGGCCTCGACCCCCGCTGTATAATCCCGCGCATCTGAGCAGCGCATTCCCCCGGTGACAGGCAGCCTCCTGTTAGGAGAGCTGGAAGGGGTTTCCAGTGAACACACCGCTAGTTCTGCGGTATCAGcagtttgttaatattaaagtGAAGCAGCGGTGTTTTTGCTTAAGACTGTTCAAGTTTAGAACAATACCTCTTTCCCTAGTTTACATCAACATACTACCTTAATTAAATTAGCTCGTTAATACATTATCCGTACTTTATTAATGCAGACtttcttaaaacaaaataactcccaaaacgcatattatacatacacacgTCATTGGAATTCAGAGTTTACGCAGatacatatataaacaacatacataaatatataactaACACCCGAACCCAAAGAGCATCTCCTGAGGTTGTAGAAAGTGAATGATTAGTAAACGGATTTAAACTCGTGCTTGATATTGTGagtggctctgaaaagagcctttgtgttcaaaTGCAGCCGATGAATATCCTTAAcctccgaatccgtacagagtgcgaccctggcgcttcagagcgtacaccacatccatagcggtgacggtctttctcttggcgtgctcagtgtaggtgacggcatcccggatcacattctccaggaaaaccttcaacaccccgcgggtctcttcatagatcaacccggagattcgcttcactcctccgcggcgagccaggcggcggatagcgggcttggtgatgccctggatgttatcacggagcactttgcgatgcCGCTTGGCGCCTCCTTTGCCGAGTCCTTTACCACCTTTGCCTCTTCCAGACATGCTGTAGATCCGtattatgaaaataatacaatacttgaAACGAGGGCTGAGGCTCTAATACATAcacgcagaccggacctgattgaaaaagaaGCCAGCAAAGAAGAGCGCGGAAACATTAGACCCGCCCACCACTGAGCCGTGTCTGTGAGCGCGTGTTAACCACCAAACTGCTGACTCGCATTCCCTGCACAGTGTTGCTGACtaaagaacatttcaataaatgcatCTACATTCGCGTTGTTAACCTAATTCCAAATAAGTTGTTTCACATTGTTTTCTTAGATAATGGTTATGCATTTCCCTGCGTATTGCAGTTgtacttctgcatttctgcagaggcaaacacatgtttacacacacacactcatgggtttcttttacacccgtgttgttggagtcgatgcgctgtaagtattatttatttatttatttatttatttatttatttatttatttatttcttagcagacgcccttatccagggcgacttacagtcataaacaaaatacagtcactctaataagcacatgtactgccctaagtcacgagtaaatcctttaccagctttggaaaAACGAAACTGTGCGTTCACATCTGTccatgcagaatgtttatgctgttctatgttgttaaagtaaataaatgctgttgtatacaagagtatacaaacaacacgaaactacAATCACGTGAAACACTTGCAGAAATTCAATGATAAGCAATGTGATGACGTGCAGTTGCGTatcatgaccacaaggtgtcagtaatagattttaCAGTAACCCCGCGAACACAATGATGTTTCAGAACGTTATGAGAATGTTATTCGAAAGTCAGGATAACATTAAGTCATGTTTGGGCCATCTGCGGTCCacataattcatgtttttattttaagtgtgggAGCCCTCACTCCCTaagttgtattttattctattatgtattgatgtattcatgtatttgttttatctcATCTTATGTTAACCCCCTATGTACTGGACCACATTTTGCATGCattattgtgtgtattttgtttgttatcattaaaacctaataaaaatgtgataaaaaaataaataactatctattttttttacagacGAAGAAGGCagtgtatcaattaaatatgttaatatgcAACACGAAGAAGGCATTGTGATCCACAATAAACCAGCTTCATTGAAATATAGTCCATTTGGGTTACACTTGGACAAA
This DNA window, taken from Acipenser ruthenus chromosome 35, fAciRut3.2 maternal haplotype, whole genome shotgun sequence, encodes the following:
- the LOC131705153 gene encoding uncharacterized protein LOC131705153; the protein is MSGRGKGGKGLGKGGAKRHRKVLRDNIQGITKPAIRRLARRGGVKRISGLIYEETRGVLKVFLENVIRDAVTYTEHAKRKTVTAMDVVYALKRQAQQADGRRHHRSGRSASLKMARTKQTARKSTGGKAPRKQLATKAARKSAPATGGVKKPHRYRPGTVALREIRRYQKSTELLIRKLPFQRLVREIAQDFKTDLRFQSSAVMALQEASEAYLVGLFEDTNLCAIHAKRVTIMPKDIQLARRIRGERASLSPRFKYCVIFIIRIYSMSGRGKGGKGLGKGGAKRHRKVLRDNIQGITKPAIRRLARRGGVKRISGLIYEETRGVLKVFLENVIRDAVTYTEHAKRKTVTAMDVVYALKRQGRTLYGFGG
- the LOC117395262 gene encoding histone H1-like; the encoded protein is MAETAPAPAAPAPAKAPKKKSAAKPKKSGPSVSELIVKAVSASKERSGLSVAALKKILQAGGYDVEKNNSLINRALKSLVTKETLLQTKGTGASGSFKLNKKAAEAKEKAAKKKAAPKKPAAKKAVVKKTTKNVSAKKAATPKKTPTKAKKPKAVKKAPKSPKKAAAKPKKVVKKSPKKAKAAPKPKKVTKAAKPAAKKAAPKKK